Proteins from a genomic interval of Colletotrichum higginsianum IMI 349063 chromosome 6, whole genome shotgun sequence:
- a CDS encoding Integral membrane protein — protein MADDDRSTRLLASTWSLAGASAILLFLRIYCKIWRGRGLWWDDHMLIVAWTTLAISVSINSYIVSLGFGRHIWTISDDNKKEINLFTILVATFGIIATTTSKTSFALTLYRIVTQAWMKYLLIFIIVTINVSMNLVWMFGFAKCTPLAKVWDASVPGSCWDRRKLLKFQLFAAYYSAILDFVLAFLPWPILMGATMRRRERLGVAVAMSLGAIAGACGIVKAVLVVAMTSTDITYDRVDLTIWTLTEPAASIMAISIPVLRMLYRELKSTQRSYARNKSQSHALETGKTRTKRYGNSTHYGRNSVVVMSTSGWQESQEALQDESGQVTPRGIMKTEEVRVRHETLPAGTRQKNSIELDSLN, from the exons atggccgacgacgatagGAGCACTCGGCTTCTCGCGTCGACTTGGTCGTTGGCGGGAGCAAGCGCCATCCTGCTGTTCCTCCGCATCTACTGCAAGATATGGCGAGGCAGGGGCCTGTGGTGGGATGATCATATGTTGATTGTGGCCTGG ACGACCTTGGCGATTTCCGTGTCCATCAACTCTTACATCGTCTCTCTCGGCTTCGGCCGCCACATCTGGACCATCAGCGACGACAACAAGAAGGAGATCAACCTCTTCACGATCCTCGTCGCCACCTTCGGCATCATCGCGACGACCACGAGCAAGACCTCCTTCGCCCTCACGCTCTACCGGATCGTCACGCAGGCCTGGATGAAGTACCTCCTGATCTTCATCATCGTGACCATCAACGTGTCGATGAACCTGGTGTGGATGTTCGGGTTCGCCAAGTGCACGCCGCTGGCAAAGGTCTGGGACGCCAGCGTCCCCGGGAGTTGCTGGGACAGGAGGAAACTCCTCAAGTTCCAGCTGTTCGCTGCGT ATTATTCCGCCATATTAGACTTCGTTTTGGCATTCCTCCCCTGGCCGATCCTGATGGGGGCCACGATGAGGCGCCGCGAGAGGCTCGGAGTCGCCGTGGCAATGAGCCTGGGTGCGAT TGCGGGAGCCTGCGGAATCGTGAAGGCAGTGTTGGTGGTAGCGATGACCAGTACGGACATCACGTACGACCGCGTAGACCTGACGATCTGGACCTTGACGGAacccgccgcctccatcatGGCAATCTCGATCCCTGTCTT GAGGATGCTCTACCGCGAGTTGAAGTCCACGCAGCGAAGCTACGCACGGAACAAGTCGCAGTCGCACGCGCTCGAGACGGGGAAGACGAGAACGAAGCGGTACGGGAACAGCACACACTACGGGAGGAACTCGGTCGTCGTCATGTCGACGTCGGGGTGGCAGGAGTCCCAAGAGGCGCTGCAGGACGAGAGCGGCCAGGTTACGCCCCGCGGCATCATGAAGACGGAGGAGGTGAGGGTGCGCCACGAGACGTTGCCGGCCGGGACGAGGCAGAAGAACTCCATAGAGCTCGATTCCTTGAATTAG